The following DNA comes from Silurus meridionalis isolate SWU-2019-XX chromosome 14, ASM1480568v1, whole genome shotgun sequence.
AGATAAAGTCTGAGGCCTGCAGACTTttcagcaaaagtaaaaaagaaaagaaacgaaaaaaaataaatacatggaaactcttatgtgtgtgtggttttttttttattgtggtcATTTAATCAGTCCATCTGATACTCttgttttcttgcttttttctttgtacttATACCATGTAAAAGTAACACCAAGGAGTTTGTAAGGTCTCAGTCTCTTCATTTCTTGTTTTCAGGGAGGGACATACCTCCTCGGGATGGAGAGCTCTTTCACACGACTACTTGCTGTAGCATTTTTTGCTCCTTTAGACACCtggttatgaaaaaaaaaaaaaaaacttacataaAGTACATATACAGAGCCAATGAACTGCAGTTAGCGTCTAACCAAAAGGACATAAGTGACATAAGGTAATAAATAGCAATATGTGAAATgagaaaatggcttcatatgtACAGGGGTGAGAGTGATTAATGTCCAGAAGGTGCAGTAGATAATAAGATATGGTATATctagtaatatacagtataactctGAAAAGACAGAGGATAAGACATCTCAAGAAGATGAAATGCTGAAATAACATGATATACGAGGTGATATCCAAGGTTTTGGGACTAGCTCTATTTACAAgaatgtacttttatttatttacatatacacacattaaaaatagtGCCCAGGAATGTGTCCTGAagttctcttctcttctcttctcttctcttctcttctcttctcttctcttctcttctcttctcttctcttctcttctcttctcttctcgcacatttgagctggatcttcatctttgacAAGGGGGCGTGTAAAAGTGAGATCGTGTTGTTTTCGCCTTTGCGAACAGAACCAGTTGCACATCTCCTGATGTTCACAGTACGATGTCTTTAGGCACACTGACTGATGAAGGCTGGCGCTCCCAGTGATTTTGCTGCCATCTATTGGCGGATTACAAAACGAATCCTGAAATGTTTTGATACCACCGCGTTCATATGTACATAGATGAATATTCGTATGAAACagttatggatggtgcaaaaTACAGACAGAAATTGACAGTGCAGTAGTGTATTTGTTGACATTATACCATCAGCTGTTCAGTACAAAACTCAAAGGTTTTGTGGGATCAATAGCAATCAGACCCATGCTATGGTTTGCTGGTATCGCAACCACCGATTATTCTCTATctttcaaaatgaaaatatatttgtcCCAAGAATTCATGAAACTGAAAAACTCAAGAGCTGCCCTAGGACTAGAGTAAGTTTGGAATAAAGATGTGTAGAAGTTCGGGCTGTAATAACACACATAGACATAAACACAAACTCACAGGCCTGATGGGGCTCTCAGGATGGCCAAGCTGGTAGAAGAGTTTGCTCTTGCGCACTCTGGGCACACACAACTGCTCGAGTCTCGGACTCGCGTGAGCCGTTTTCGCTGCACATGAGATGCGTGTTTCTACGGTCTGCAACACACATACCTTCATACGATCAGAGTATATTACACTGCATTTGTAAAGCATTCATTGTGGTTGCTTTTGCTGacggaatgtgtgtgtgcaatcaGAATGGAGACTTCCACAGATCTCTTTtgagtgtgtgcgtttgtgtgtaaGACCTGGTGGTTAGTCTTGTACTCAGGGTGTGTGGGTCTGGGTTTTGCAAGCTGAAGAATGCGAGGAGAAGCAACAGCATTTCTTACTGCTGGGCTGATGTGCCATACAGGACAGCTGTGCTCACATTGCTTTGTGTGAGGggggctacacacacacacacacacacacacacacacacacacacacacacacacacacacacacacacacacacataaagatcAACCCAACTTACACAGGGCTTTAGATTAAATGTTGCATTTACACTATTctgtacggtggccgagaagtgcaaaacacattaacaaatcggAAAACCAATTAACAAATTcgaaaacaataacaaatccgaaagcaaaataacaaaagtgcactaattgaaataaaaaattgtttaaagtaaacagagaactttacacatgtacaagaaataaagttatacgatttcatacttcctgtatatcttgaatgacaggtgtctcgtccaatgatcggtaagttttccattcacaaattatacctaccttttccgctTTGTCTGAATTTCcgttgtgttttcagatttgttattttgtttttggatttgttagtgttttctaattggttaatttgttttctgatttgttagtgttttgcacttctcggccaccgtaatTCTGACTATACATCCTTAGTGTGTACCAGAGACGTGCAGTcaagtgaggcagtgatgaggCACCTGTTTTAAACCCATGAAAACTGTAAATTATAATTAGTCTATACACAGCTTTCTTCTCTAATGCCATTTCTCTAtgattttcatcatttttattgtCGGAATCATACAATTTAAAAGATATTTGGAATATTAAGTATCCTGAGAGGCAGCTATCACCACTGCTGCAATGATGAGGATCTGGGAAAGCCCAAGGACTGATGACTAGCTCGAGCGATCAAAATTTCACAATCGGCAGAAATGAAACAGCCTACAATCAATTAACAGGCATCTTTTTAAGGACAGCTGTTTGGAATTAATTTCTAAACAATGCTAAAGCAAtgcaatgtatatttataagaaTTAGAAGTCGTACTAGCCCTCTCTTTATCAAGCACTGATCTCCCCCACCTGTGAAGTCCTACCTCACTACCTGGGAGCCCCTGTGATGAATATTTTGGGTTACCAGACGCGCCACATGTTCATCCTGTGCTGTAAAGGAAGAAAAACTTGTTCTCCTCTTCCTTGCTTCTTTATCTTCCATGTGATTTTTCCTAAAGGAAAAACAATATCCAGAGCGCATAAAGGGGTATGCGCTGGTGGGTGCAACGAACGCTAAACTTAGCACGAGTGTGTGATGGCGCGAAACCATAACCCAAAAATAcaacataaatatgtttttgaCAAGCTGGGAAATGTGAAATTTTcctttgggattaataaagGGCATGGTGGGCCAAACTAAAGTTCACCAAAGGACCTAGTTTGGGTATCTCTGGTCTAAACATTAATTCATTCCTTTTTCATTCATTGCCTTttaatttggggaaaaaacaataGATTTGTGTCCTGCTCTCAGTAAGACAGTAACAATGAAGAAATATTAAACCCACCAAGGTGGATGAAGTCTGCAATAAACTTTTGGGCTGCTGACAGGTGCCTCATGTCATCtatcctttttttcctccttttcgcATGGTCAACGTCATTGCGAATTGACGAGAGCTGGCTCATTTCTCACTTTctataaagattttaattttactaCCATATTAACGCTTAAAATGTTTTCACGTatgtatgatttaaaaaaaaatccaaagtgAAGATTTGGAGCCCCCTAGTGGACCCAAATATCTGGTGTAATGTGCATCCTCCTGTAACGGCCACCCTGATCTTTTTAATACTCACAGACACTGTAAATGATGTGcaattaaaaattttatgtaatttaattcCATTAATAAATGCccatttcttgtcattttatAAAAGTTGTTTCATTAACAGAACAAGATGAGCAAAAATCAAATCAGGTCAAAAATCATACCTGAGGATACATTTTATTACCA
Coding sequences within:
- the LOC124397353 gene encoding testicular haploid expressed gene protein-like isoform X1 encodes the protein MASPGRRHFNFDPSPRILQLAQPRQSNMMWLKKNEKVTWGNQESIWSPSCAALKAVPTSRILVLSQPKKDFSTPHQDLLRKNHMEDKEARKRRTSFSSFTAQDEHVARLVTQNIHHRGSQVVSPPHTKQCEHSCPVWHISPAVRNAVASPRILQLAKPRPTHPEYKTNHQTVETRISCAAKTAHASPRLEQLCVPRVRKSKLFYQLGHPESPIRPVSKGAKNATASSRVKELSIPRRYVPP
- the LOC124397353 gene encoding testicular haploid expressed gene protein-like isoform X2, which produces MVLRFHCSISWYPQAQLSPNTNTNTCYCISTLLDLCFSKPCDTCSSGHFNFDPSPRILQLAQPRQSNMMWLKKNEKVTWGNQESIWSPSCAALKAVPTSRILVLSQPKKDFSTPHQDLLSPPHTKQCEHSCPVWHISPAVRNAVASPRILQLAKPRPTHPEYKTNHQTVETRISCAAKTAHASPRLEQLCVPRVRKSKLFYQLGHPESPIRPVSKGAKNATASSRVKELSIPRRYVPP